The following nucleotide sequence is from Cucumis melo cultivar AY chromosome 1, USDA_Cmelo_AY_1.0, whole genome shotgun sequence.
TTAGCACTCGTTAAAagcaaataccaaattttaacttaaaatatagtgtattatctaaattttaacttaaaatatAGTGTATTATCTAAAGTTACAATATTACTCCATAAATATTTGAACTTTCCCTAAAATTCTTTAACCTAGAGTCAATCTAGATCTAAATTGAATCAATAATCCAAAAGTTAATTTAAAGTCATCCCCATACTATAATTTCGGATCttaagtttctttctttttaaatctcaatattttttttttctaatttcaccataaatataataagattaattatttagattttcaTAAGTAAAATATAGAGAGGGGATGAAAGAAGATTTATTTGAACCTACCAAATACACAACTTTGATAACTCTGGGCAGAGgatttgattttttatatatacaattttCTAACAAAGCAAAAGCACAAATACCAAAATCGCCTCAAACAACTTCAACGGCGGTACAATGCAGGCCACCCAAATTATCTAGAAGATCAAATGTCAACATCGACGCCTTCGATTTCGCCGGCCGGTCCGAGTAACTCACCGGCAACGGTACCATCACCGTCGCCGCCCTCTCCCTTTCCCTCCGTCCCAGCCACTTCGATTGCATATATTTCTGTTTCCTCCATGGAGCCAGATGCATCTTCTTCTCTTTCGTACACCTCTTCGCCGCCGTACATAAGATCTTAATCAATGACCACAATCTCTCCGATTTCCCCACAAAAACCTCCGGTAATCGCCGGATTAATTTGTTGTATTCTTCATTTGCTCTCGCCATCTCGAACTCTGCCCTAAAATTCAGCTCGATCACCACCCGAACTTCCCCTCTTCTCGAATTTGAATTGTCCAACACTTCTAAATACGAATGTTCCCCTGGAAAATTAGGGTTTCTTCTAATCAGATTCAATTATTTTACGGATTTTCCGTttatttagtttatttatatacatATCTTTTTACCTGATGGAATGTCTGATGAGCTTCTCCATTTCGATTTGCACACAGCGCAATTTAAACCGGTGATTCGTAACCGATTACAGATCTCTCTCTGCCAGCAGTTCCGGCAGCTTCCTGACGGCGACGTCCCACACTCGCATATCGTTGATTCTATACTTATTTCCCTTAGAATCTCCGCCGTCGCTCGGCGGATTCTTGACTCAATCGAACTCGTTCTCCGTAACGTCGTCTGTAAAATGAAATTCAATGATTAATTCACGGAACTCTGTTTTCTTCATCTCCTTTTTGCTT
It contains:
- the LOC103495506 gene encoding uncharacterized protein LOC103495506, giving the protein MQWTRSFLSRGGSFAQLGSVDPTRNFSYKYLKFSLFHFKKHHVNLLYLLLLLLLISLTTTMVKIPVNVRTSDEDSDLMSGTASFSDVFFRYLEDGETSSGNFCNSDDEEEENSFDVKESKTFWNSQGELLQTTLRRTSSIESRIRRATAEILREISIESTICECGTSPSGSCRNCWQREICNRLRITGLNCAVCKSKWRSSSDIPSGEHSYLEVLDNSNSRRGEVRVVIELNFRAEFEMARANEEYNKLIRRLPEVFVGKSERLWSLIKILCTAAKRCTKEKKMHLAPWRKQKYMQSKWLGRRERERAATVMVPLPVSYSDRPAKSKASMLTFDLLDNLGGLHCTAVEVV